Within Streptomyces sp. SS1-1, the genomic segment ATCGTGGGCAGGGCCACCCCCAGCAGGTTGTCCACCAGGCCGAGTTGCTTGACGAGGACGAAGTTCGGCAGGAGCGTGAAGATCGCCGGCACCATCAGCCCGGCCAGGAACAGTCCGAACACCGCCTCCCGGCCGCGCCAGCGCAGCCGGGCGAAGGCGTAGGCGGCCATGGCGGAGAAGAAGATCTGGCAGACGGTGATCAGGGTCGAGACGACCACCGAGTTCACCAGATAGCGCCAGAACCTGAGGCCCCCGCCCGAGCCGCCCTGGGCGATCGCCTCCTCGGCGGACTGCAGGCCGAGGGCCCGTTCGAAGCCACCGGTCGTCGTGCCGACGGGGAGGAGGTCGCCGGGGTGGGCGGCGAGCGCGTCGTTCGAGGACAGCGCGGTGCGCAGGATCCAGTAGAACGGCAGCATCGTGATGAGCACGATCGCGGCCATCACGGCCCAGGCGACGGCCCGTCCGGGAGTGATCCGGCGGCGTACGCGCCGGACGGTCGTGGTGTCTGCCACGGCGGCCATGTCGGTGTCTCCCTTCCTCAGCCGAGGTCGCTCTGACCGGCGCGGGTGAGCCGGTACTGGAGGACGGTGATGGCGCTCAGCACGACCAGCAGGGCCACCGACATCGCCGAGGCGTACCCGAACTGGAAGCGGCCGAAGGCGGCGCCGTAGATGTAGAACTGCAGGACGTTGGTGGCGTTGGCGGGTCCGCCCGCGGTCGTCACCGCGACGGTGTCGAACACCTGGAAGGAGCCGATCACCGTCATGATCAGGACGACCGCGAGGACCGGGCGCAGCAGCGGCATCGTGATCCGCCGGAACATCCGCCACTCGCTCGCGCCGTCCACCTTCGCGGCCTCGTACATGTCGTTCGGGATGGCCATGAGGCCGGCGAAGAGCAGCAGCGCGGTGTAGCCGACGTGCCGCCACACGTTGATCAGGGCGATCGTGGGGACCGCCCAGGTCTCGTCGGCGAGGAAGGGGATCCGGTCGAGGCCGAGGCCCGCGAGGATCTCGTTGCCGATGCCGAGCTGCGTGTCGAGGATCCAGAGCCAGACGATGCCCGCGACGACGTTGGACATCAGATACGGCGTGAGCACGATCCCGCGCAGCACCGCCGACTGCGTCAGCCGCTGCAGCAGGACGGCGATGGCGAGCGCGGAGACCGTCTGCACGCCGATGTTGACGAGCACGTACTCGACGGTCACCCCCATCGAGTCCCAGAAGATCGGGTCGTGGACCATCCGCACGTAGTTGTCGAGGCCCACCCACTCCGCCGGGGTCAGCAGGTTGAAGCGGGTGAAGCTCAGATAGACGCCCCGCAGCGTGGGCCAGAGCAGGAAGACCACGAACCCCAGCAGGGCCGGGGCGATGAAGACGGCGGCGAGCCGCCCGTCCCCGCGCTCCTCGCGGGCCGCCGCCCGCCGTGCCGTTCTCCGGTCCGTCCCGGCCCCGGTCGCGTCGCCCAGGGGCAGACGCGACGGGGGACTGCTGGAGGCGATGGTCATCGGGAGACTCCCTCGTCTACGCGGCTCGTCCTCGGCCACTTACTTTTGTGGCGGAAGAATCAGGGCGTCAAGAGGTCGGTGACCATCTTCTTTCCGCCACAGCTATGGCCATAGACTGACCTCGTTGGTTTTGTGGAGAAAAAAATTATGGATGTGGGAGTCTGACGACCATGACCGCAGCAGTCGACAGCTGGCGTCCCCTCAGCCCCGGTGAACGGGCGGTGGCGATCGAGGTGCTCCTCGCCGGGCCCCTGTCCCGCACCGAGCTGGCCCGCCGGCTCGACCTGTCGGCGGGGAGCGTCACCCGGCTGACCAAGCCGCTGATCGAGACCGGCCTGCTCGTCGAGGTGCCCGAGGCCGGCGAGGTGCTGGAGACCCGCCAGGGCCGCCCCTCCCAGCCGCTGGACGTCGTCGCCGAGTCCCGCTCCTTCCTCGGGTTCAAGATCACCGAGGACATGGTCTACGGCGTCGTCACCAGCCTGCGCAGCGACATCGTCGCCCGCCACGACCGCCCCCTCACCACCCACGATCCCGCCGAGGTGGTCGAACTCCTCGGCGAGATGACCGAGGAGCTAGCCGCCCGGCATCCCCGGCTCGCCGGGGTCGGCATCGGCGTGGGCGGCCTCGTGGAGAACCGCTCCGTCGTCGGCGAGTCGCCGTTCCTCGGCTGGCGCGACGTACCGCTCGCCGAACTCGTCGCCCGGCGCACCGGGTTGCCGGTCGTCGTGGAGAACGACGTCGCCGCCCTGGTCGAGGCCGAGACCTGGTTCGGCGCCGGGCGCGGCCTCGACCGGTTCGTGGTCCTGACCATCGGCGCCGGGATCGGCTACGGCCTGGTGCTGGGCGGCCGGCGGGTCCCGTACGCCGAGGAGGACCGCGGCTTCGGACGGCACTGGATCCTCGACCCGTACGGTCCGCTCACCCCCGACGGGGCGCGGGGCAGCGCGGTCTCCCTGCTGACCATCCCGAACATCCGCTACCAGGTGCGGGCGGCCACCGGCCGGGACCACGGCTGGGAGGAGATCCTGGACGCCGCCGCCGCGGGCGAGCCGATGCCCGCCCGGGTGATCGAGGAGGCGGCCCGTGCGCTGGGCACCCTGGTCGCGCAGATCGCCAACTTCGTCCTGCCCCAGAAGATCCTGCTCGCGGGCGAGGGGGTGGGCCTGATGGACGTGGCCGGCGACACTGTGACGAGGACCATGCGTGGCCAACGGCACCCGCTGGCGGCCCCGGTCGCACTGGAGACCAAGGTGTCCGACTTCCACGACTGGGCGCGCGGAGCGGCCGTTCTCGCCATCCAGGTACTGGTGTTGGGGACCGCCGACCGCTGAACCCGCCGCCGGGGCGGGAGATGACGTGATCAGCGCCACGGTCCGATATGCCCGCCTTGGGTGCGCTTACTCACAGCGCCTTCACCTGCGGGATCGTATGCTTCACAGCATGTCCACCACTGTTGAATTCGCCTCCGATAGATCGGCTGACGAGGTCAACGAGGAGATCCGGGCGCTGTGGCGCCGGGCGGGCGGGACACTGAGCGTCGAGCAGCGCGAGGAGTACCAGCGCCTCGTCCTGGAGTGGGCCTCCGTGGCTCCCCAGCCGGCCAAGGCGGCCTGACCGTCCGGCCCCGGCGGGCCCCGCGTCTCCTCGCGACCCGCCCCCCCCCCGCCCCCGTGGCGGCCCCGCCGCTCCTCGTCAGCCCCAGGTCGCCGAGTAGTGGCGCCGGTACTCCCGGCGGTCCTGCTCGGCCCGGATGAACCGGGTCGCCACCAGCGCGACGATGCTCCCCGCGACGAGCAGCAGCCCCGGACCCACGTTGTTCGGGTCCGCCAGCCGCGCCAGCAGCGTGACGGCCTGATCCCCGCTGACCGACACCGACGACCCCGGCGACGCGTCGCCCGGCGCGCCCGCCCCCTGCGACGGTGACGGCGCGGGCGCCGCGCCCTTCTTCCCGCCCTGGTCCGACACCAGCAGCTGCACGTCCAGCGCGGCCAGCGCCTTCGTCACCGGCTGGAAGTACGTCGTCCCGCCGGCCTGACAGTCGCCGCTGCCGCCCGACGTCACCCCGAGCGCCACCCCCTCGGAGAACATCGGGCCGCCGCTGTCCCCGGGCTCCGCGCACACGTTCGTCTCGATGAGGCCGGTCACCGTCCCCTCCGGGTAGTTGACGGTGGCGTTGAGCCCCGTCACCTCGCCCTCCCGCAGCCCGCTGGTGCTGCCGCTGCGGAACACGCGCTGCCCGACGGCCGGATCGGCGGCGCTCGTGATGCGCACGCCCTTGCCGCCGCCGATCGACACCACGTCGGGCGTGGCGCCGGGGTCGCCGGCCGAGTACTGGATCAGCGAGTAGTCGGCGCCGGGGAAGTTCTGCCGCTCGGTCCGCCCGATCTGGTCGGTGCCGGAGCTGTCGGCGAACCACACCGACCCGTCCGGCCCGCAGTGCCCGGCGGTCAGGATGAAGAAGCGCCGCCCGTCGGTGACGTTGAACCCGGCCGAGCAGCGGCCGGCCGTCGACAGCAGCGGCTGGGCGCCGTTGATCCGGGTGGTGAACGTGCCCTCGCTGCGCTCCATGCGGACGAAGGCGCCGATGTCCTCGGCGACGCCCGTCATCCGCGACCAGTCGCCGGCGGAGACGGTGCTGTCGCCGCGGACGACGACCTGGTTGGTGCGGTAGTCCACCACCCAGGCGGTGCCGGGCACACGGGGCGCCGAACGCAGCCTCGCCGTGGCCGACTTCAGTTCGTCCATGCTGTGCTCGACCATCTTGGGCTTCATGCCCGCCCCGCTGACGGCGGCGGCCGCCTCCTGATCGGTGACCGCGACGACCGGCTTGCCGTCGGCGCCGATCCAGCTGCCCGCCGTACGGGACGTGCCCAGACGGGCGACCAGTTCACCGCCGGGGCCCGGGGTCGCGGACTCGGCGAAGGTCCGCGGGACGGCGGACGGGCCGGGGGGCTCGCTCGCCACGGCGCGTGTGACCATCGTCCCCCCGAGGAGGAGTCCGCCGACGGCCGCCAGCCGTGTCACCCGCCGGACGAGACGTCGTCGTGCGTGCCTCATGCATGGCTCCCGAACCAGGTACAGCGCGGCGACAACGCCGCGGGGCCCTCCCGGAGTTGAGCACCCGCCGGTTCATACGCACCCGGACCCCGCCGCGTTCACCGCGCCGGTGATCTCGTCACGGAGATCCGCTGCCTACACTGCGGCCATGGACGACACGTCGCTCGACCGGCTCGCAGCGGGCAAGTACCTGCTCATCACCAGCTATCGCAGGAACGGCACCGGGGTGCCCACCCCGGTCTGGGTGGTCCGCGACGGCGACGCCCTCGGCGTGTGGACGGCCGCCGACTCCTGGAAGGTCAAGCGCATCCGGGCCCGCGCCGACGTCCTGGTCGGGCCCTGCGACCTGCGCGGGCGGCCCACCGGCGACCAGGTCCCGGCGACCGCCGGGATCGCCGACGAGGAGACGACCGCCCGCTACCGCCGGCTCATCGCCCGCAAGTACGGGATCATGGGCCGGCTCACCCTGCTCGGCAGCCGGCTCCGCAGAGGGCCGAAGGGCACGGTCGGCGTCCGGATCACGCTGGGCCCGGCGCCGGAGGCCGATCAGGTCCAGGCGCGGTAGGGCTCGTCGACCAGCTGGAACACCGGCTCGCCGCGCACGGGGTCCTTCGCGGTGGACAGGCGGACCCGGTCC encodes:
- a CDS encoding carbohydrate ABC transporter permease; protein product: MAAVADTTTVRRVRRRITPGRAVAWAVMAAIVLITMLPFYWILRTALSSNDALAAHPGDLLPVGTTTGGFERALGLQSAEEAIAQGGSGGGLRFWRYLVNSVVVSTLITVCQIFFSAMAAYAFARLRWRGREAVFGLFLAGLMVPAIFTLLPNFVLVKQLGLVDNLLGVALPTMFMTPFAVFFLRQFFMNVPREVEEAALLDGAGKVRIFFRLMLPMASTPLLTLGLLTYITAWNDYFWPLMVSYSDSSRVLTVALAIFRAQTPQTGYDWSGLMAATLIAALPMLVLFGCFARRIVGSISFTGIK
- a CDS encoding carbohydrate ABC transporter permease; this encodes MTIASSSPPSRLPLGDATGAGTDRRTARRAAAREERGDGRLAAVFIAPALLGFVVFLLWPTLRGVYLSFTRFNLLTPAEWVGLDNYVRMVHDPIFWDSMGVTVEYVLVNIGVQTVSALAIAVLLQRLTQSAVLRGIVLTPYLMSNVVAGIVWLWILDTQLGIGNEILAGLGLDRIPFLADETWAVPTIALINVWRHVGYTALLLFAGLMAIPNDMYEAAKVDGASEWRMFRRITMPLLRPVLAVVLIMTVIGSFQVFDTVAVTTAGGPANATNVLQFYIYGAAFGRFQFGYASAMSVALLVVLSAITVLQYRLTRAGQSDLG
- a CDS encoding ROK family transcriptional regulator yields the protein MTAAVDSWRPLSPGERAVAIEVLLAGPLSRTELARRLDLSAGSVTRLTKPLIETGLLVEVPEAGEVLETRQGRPSQPLDVVAESRSFLGFKITEDMVYGVVTSLRSDIVARHDRPLTTHDPAEVVELLGEMTEELAARHPRLAGVGIGVGGLVENRSVVGESPFLGWRDVPLAELVARRTGLPVVVENDVAALVEAETWFGAGRGLDRFVVLTIGAGIGYGLVLGGRRVPYAEEDRGFGRHWILDPYGPLTPDGARGSAVSLLTIPNIRYQVRAATGRDHGWEEILDAAAAGEPMPARVIEEAARALGTLVAQIANFVLPQKILLAGEGVGLMDVAGDTVTRTMRGQRHPLAAPVALETKVSDFHDWARGAAVLAIQVLVLGTADR
- a CDS encoding S1 family peptidase, with protein sequence MRHARRRLVRRVTRLAAVGGLLLGGTMVTRAVASEPPGPSAVPRTFAESATPGPGGELVARLGTSRTAGSWIGADGKPVVAVTDQEAAAAVSGAGMKPKMVEHSMDELKSATARLRSAPRVPGTAWVVDYRTNQVVVRGDSTVSAGDWSRMTGVAEDIGAFVRMERSEGTFTTRINGAQPLLSTAGRCSAGFNVTDGRRFFILTAGHCGPDGSVWFADSSGTDQIGRTERQNFPGADYSLIQYSAGDPGATPDVVSIGGGKGVRITSAADPAVGQRVFRSGSTSGLREGEVTGLNATVNYPEGTVTGLIETNVCAEPGDSGGPMFSEGVALGVTSGGSGDCQAGGTTYFQPVTKALAALDVQLLVSDQGGKKGAAPAPSPSQGAGAPGDASPGSSVSVSGDQAVTLLARLADPNNVGPGLLLVAGSIVALVATRFIRAEQDRREYRRHYSATWG
- a CDS encoding PPOX class F420-dependent oxidoreductase; translation: MDDTSLDRLAAGKYLLITSYRRNGTGVPTPVWVVRDGDALGVWTAADSWKVKRIRARADVLVGPCDLRGRPTGDQVPATAGIADEETTARYRRLIARKYGIMGRLTLLGSRLRRGPKGTVGVRITLGPAPEADQVQAR